A DNA window from Kitasatospora viridis contains the following coding sequences:
- a CDS encoding LeuA family protein: MTAAPKGETVPHHRQITVFDSTLRDGEQAPGNAMSPEHKVALALALEEVGVDVIEAGFPSSSPEDFKAVQQVAQALTTAKLSTLNRAVPADIEAAAEAGGVDRHQIQIMATGSDFHLAHKRGISRQQGIDEVVAAVRLAGQLGFRDVSLGVEDASRGSDELLRPLVTEAVAAGVTTVVLADTTGRLLPTEFGDLVRRVRAWTPPEVVLSTHCHDDLGLGLANALAGLLAGAGAVQTTIGGIGERAGNTPLEELAAVLHYKGDQLGLSCGVRTDGLFAAFDQLCQAIGMPWPRNKAIVGEYVFSTAAGIHQAGLIKEPATYEYVEAARFGRRRQILIGRHSGRAVLRHLVEQAGRAPDPELIAALYERHVAGGQREVTTIEELAAVVAAEAADWRRGTGER; the protein is encoded by the coding sequence ATGACCGCCGCCCCGAAGGGAGAGACCGTGCCGCACCACCGTCAGATCACCGTCTTCGACTCGACGCTGCGCGACGGCGAGCAGGCCCCCGGCAACGCCATGTCGCCGGAGCACAAGGTCGCGCTGGCCCTGGCGCTGGAGGAGGTCGGCGTCGACGTCATCGAGGCCGGGTTCCCGAGCTCGTCGCCGGAGGACTTCAAGGCCGTCCAGCAGGTCGCCCAGGCACTGACCACGGCGAAGCTGTCCACCCTCAACCGCGCCGTCCCGGCCGACATCGAGGCCGCCGCCGAGGCCGGCGGGGTGGACCGGCACCAGATCCAGATCATGGCCACCGGAAGCGACTTCCACCTGGCGCACAAGCGCGGCATCAGCCGGCAGCAGGGCATCGACGAGGTCGTGGCCGCGGTGCGGCTCGCCGGCCAGCTGGGCTTCCGGGACGTCTCGCTCGGCGTCGAGGACGCCTCCCGGGGCAGCGACGAGCTGCTGCGCCCGCTGGTCACGGAGGCCGTCGCGGCCGGGGTCACCACGGTGGTGCTGGCCGACACCACCGGCCGGCTGCTGCCGACCGAGTTCGGCGACCTGGTGCGCCGGGTCCGGGCCTGGACGCCGCCCGAGGTCGTGCTCTCCACCCACTGCCACGACGACCTCGGGCTGGGCCTGGCCAACGCCCTGGCCGGCCTGCTGGCCGGCGCCGGGGCGGTGCAGACCACCATCGGCGGCATCGGGGAACGGGCCGGCAACACGCCGCTGGAGGAGCTGGCGGCGGTGCTGCACTACAAGGGGGACCAGCTCGGGCTCTCCTGCGGCGTGCGCACCGACGGCCTGTTCGCCGCGTTCGACCAGCTGTGCCAGGCGATCGGGATGCCCTGGCCGCGCAACAAGGCGATCGTCGGCGAGTACGTGTTCTCCACCGCCGCCGGCATCCACCAGGCCGGGCTGATCAAGGAGCCGGCCACCTACGAGTACGTCGAGGCGGCGCGGTTCGGCCGCCGCCGGCAGATCCTGATCGGCCGTCACTCCGGCCGGGCCGTGCTGCGCCACCTGGTCGAACAGGCCGGCCGGGCGCCCGACCCGGAGCTGATCGCCGCGCTCTACGAACGCCATGTGGCGGGCGGGCAGCGCGAGGTGACCACCATCGAGGAGCTGGCCGCCGTGGTCGCCGCCGAGGCGGCCGACTGGCGGCGCGGCACCGGGGAGCGGTGA
- the leuC gene encoding 3-isopropylmalate dehydratase large subunit: protein MTLSTTFSTTGPTTGSTTLFEHLWNRHLVVPQESDPALLYVDLHLVHEASSPQAFEGLRLAGRRVRRPDLTLAVEDHNVPTDSTVIRNELSRKQVEALRANCAEQGVTLLRLGNSRQGIVHVVAPELGLVQPGMTVVCGDSHTSTLGAFGALAFGIGTSDVEHVLATQSISLAKPLSMAVDFTGTLPRGATAKDLMLALMARIGANGARGCVVEYRGEAVERLSMEGRMTVCNLTVEAGARAGLIAPDETTFRYLEGRPHSPAGAHWEQALDQWRGLRSGPDAPFDRRLEFDASTVVPYVTWGTNPGQAVPIDAAVPDPGELADPAARAAAEKALRYMDLRPGTPMREVRIDTVFLGSCTNGRIEDLREAAEVLRGRTVAAHTTMLVVPGSMAVRRQAEREGLHEVFQQAGAEWRLPGCSMCVAINGDQASPGERVASTSNRNYEGRQGAKARTHLVSPATAAATAVSGRIAAPDEI, encoded by the coding sequence ATGACACTCTCGACGACATTCTCGACGACGGGCCCGACGACAGGCTCGACGACGCTCTTCGAGCACCTGTGGAACCGTCACCTGGTGGTGCCTCAGGAATCCGACCCGGCCCTGCTCTACGTCGACCTGCACCTGGTGCACGAGGCCAGCTCGCCGCAGGCGTTCGAGGGCCTGCGGTTGGCCGGGCGCCGGGTCCGGCGGCCCGACCTCACGCTGGCCGTCGAGGACCACAACGTGCCGACCGACAGCACGGTGATCCGCAACGAGCTGAGCCGCAAGCAGGTCGAGGCGCTGCGCGCCAACTGCGCCGAGCAGGGCGTCACGCTGCTGCGGCTCGGCAACTCCCGGCAGGGCATCGTCCACGTGGTCGCCCCCGAACTCGGCCTGGTGCAGCCGGGGATGACGGTGGTCTGCGGGGACAGCCACACCTCCACCCTGGGCGCGTTCGGCGCGCTCGCGTTCGGCATCGGCACCAGCGACGTCGAGCACGTGCTGGCCACCCAGAGCATCTCGCTGGCCAAACCGCTCAGCATGGCGGTCGACTTCACCGGCACCCTGCCCCGGGGCGCCACCGCCAAGGACCTGATGCTGGCGCTGATGGCGCGGATCGGCGCCAACGGCGCCCGGGGCTGCGTCGTCGAGTACCGCGGCGAGGCGGTCGAACGGCTCTCCATGGAGGGCCGGATGACGGTCTGCAACCTCACTGTCGAGGCCGGCGCGCGGGCCGGCCTGATCGCGCCCGACGAGACCACCTTCCGCTACCTGGAGGGCCGGCCGCACTCCCCCGCCGGCGCGCACTGGGAGCAGGCGCTCGACCAGTGGCGCGGGCTGCGCAGCGGGCCCGACGCACCGTTCGACCGCCGGCTGGAGTTCGACGCCTCCACCGTGGTGCCGTACGTCACCTGGGGCACCAACCCCGGGCAGGCGGTGCCGATCGACGCGGCCGTGCCCGACCCGGGCGAGCTGGCCGACCCGGCCGCCCGCGCGGCCGCCGAGAAGGCGCTGCGGTACATGGACCTGCGCCCCGGCACGCCGATGCGCGAGGTGCGGATCGACACCGTCTTCCTGGGCTCGTGCACCAACGGCCGGATCGAGGACCTGCGGGAGGCCGCCGAGGTGCTGCGCGGGCGGACCGTGGCGGCGCACACCACGATGCTCGTGGTGCCCGGCTCGATGGCCGTGCGCCGGCAGGCCGAGCGGGAGGGCCTGCACGAGGTGTTCCAGCAGGCCGGCGCCGAGTGGCGGCTGCCCGGCTGCTCGATGTGCGTGGCCATCAACGGCGACCAGGCCAGCCCCGGCGAGCGGGTCGCCTCCACCTCCAACCGCAACTACGAGGGGCGCCAGGGTGCGAAGGCCCGCACCCACCTGGTCTCCCCGGCCACCGCCGCCGCCACCGCCGTCTCCGGGCGGATCGCGGCGCCCGACGAGATCTGA
- the leuD gene encoding 3-isopropylmalate dehydratase small subunit translates to MGAPLVQHTGRGLPLGRDDVDTDQIVPARFCRRITRTGYDDALFADWRGLSGFPLSDQAYAGATVLLAGRNFGTGSSREHAVWALRDWGFRVVLASSFGDIFLRNALNNGLLAVTLPPDGLNLLLGRTAADPAAPISVDLAAGQVEAAGHTWEFEIDGRARELLLTGADEIDSTLERGDLITRYEAGREPWTAKVG, encoded by the coding sequence ATGGGCGCACCACTGGTGCAGCACACCGGGCGCGGACTGCCGCTCGGCCGCGACGACGTGGACACCGACCAGATCGTGCCGGCCCGGTTCTGCCGGCGCATCACCCGCACCGGGTACGACGACGCGCTGTTCGCCGACTGGCGCGGGCTCAGCGGGTTCCCGCTCTCCGACCAGGCGTACGCGGGCGCCACCGTCCTGCTGGCGGGCCGCAACTTCGGCACCGGCAGCTCCCGCGAGCACGCCGTCTGGGCGCTGCGCGACTGGGGCTTCCGGGTGGTGCTGGCGTCGAGCTTCGGGGACATCTTCCTGCGCAACGCGCTCAACAACGGGCTGCTCGCGGTGACCCTGCCACCCGACGGGCTGAACCTGCTGCTGGGCCGCACGGCGGCCGACCCGGCCGCGCCGATCTCCGTCGACCTGGCGGCCGGGCAGGTCGAGGCGGCCGGCCACACCTGGGAGTTCGAGATCGACGGCCGGGCGCGCGAGCTGCTCCTGACGGGGGCGGACGAGATCGACTCGACCCTGGAGCGGGGTGACCTGATCACCCGTTACGAGGCCGGGCGCGAGCCCTGGACGGCCAAGGTCGGCTGA
- a CDS encoding serine hydrolase domain-containing protein — protein sequence MRTRNPRRRGAAVLVAALAALAALTCAPAAGAATVEPGSLQGEVNAIRATGYDGVVAEATGPGGHHYATAGQADTATGAPARPDDAFRIASATKSFTATVLLQLVGEGRLSLDDTVEHWLPGVVSGNGNDGSRITVRQLLQHTSGIYNYTDDLPQFSSEAGFLANRFTTYTPAQLVAVAMRHAPAFAPGTGWKYSNTNYILAGMIIDRVTRHSWQDEVRTRIIQPLGLRHTDIPGTDPFITGPYLHGYSGFGTGPTIDVTAFNPTAGDAAAEITSTTADLTRFYTALMRGRLLAPAQLAEMETTVPAPIWPGARYGLGLWWVPLSCGGGYYGHSGGAPGYNTLVGATPDGRRAAVVASTGDGGAGSQAAVDTLLDRQLCQAGPA from the coding sequence ATGCGTACCAGGAACCCGCGTCGCCGAGGGGCGGCGGTGCTCGTCGCCGCGCTGGCCGCGTTGGCCGCGCTGACGTGTGCGCCGGCGGCCGGCGCCGCCACCGTTGAACCGGGCTCGCTGCAGGGCGAGGTGAACGCGATCAGGGCCACCGGGTACGACGGCGTGGTGGCCGAGGCGACCGGCCCGGGTGGTCACCACTACGCCACCGCCGGCCAGGCCGACACCGCCACCGGCGCACCCGCGCGGCCCGACGACGCCTTCCGGATCGCCAGCGCCACCAAGAGCTTCACGGCCACCGTGCTGCTCCAACTGGTCGGCGAGGGGCGGCTGTCGCTGGACGACACCGTCGAGCACTGGCTGCCCGGCGTGGTCTCCGGCAACGGCAACGACGGCAGCCGGATCACCGTGCGCCAGCTGCTGCAGCACACCAGCGGGATCTACAACTACACCGACGACCTGCCCCAGTTCTCCTCGGAGGCGGGCTTCCTGGCCAACCGGTTCACCACCTACACCCCGGCCCAGCTGGTCGCCGTCGCCATGCGGCACGCGCCGGCCTTCGCCCCCGGCACCGGGTGGAAGTACTCGAACACCAACTACATCCTGGCCGGCATGATCATCGACCGGGTCACCAGGCACAGCTGGCAGGACGAGGTACGCACCCGGATCATCCAGCCCCTCGGGCTGCGGCACACCGACATCCCGGGCACCGACCCCTTCATCACCGGCCCGTACCTGCACGGCTACTCCGGCTTCGGGACCGGCCCGACGATCGACGTCACCGCCTTCAACCCGACGGCGGGAGACGCCGCCGCGGAGATCACCAGCACCACCGCGGACCTGACCAGGTTCTACACCGCCCTGATGCGCGGCCGACTGCTCGCCCCGGCCCAACTGGCCGAGATGGAGACGACCGTGCCGGCCCCCATCTGGCCGGGCGCGCGTTACGGCCTGGGCCTGTGGTGGGTGCCGCTGTCCTGCGGCGGTGGCTACTACGGCCACTCCGGCGGCGCGCCCGGCTACAACACCCTGGTCGGCGCGACGCCGGACGGGCGGCGCGCGGCCGTGGTCGCGAGCACCGGCGACGGCGGCGCGGGCAGCCAGGCCGCCGTGGACACCCTGCTCGACCGGCAGCTGTGCCAGGCGGGCCCGGCGTAG
- a CDS encoding TetR/AcrR family transcriptional regulator has protein sequence MAEDRRTRRTRRALRDALVALILERGYTGLTVEDIAERADVARATFYSHYRDKDDLFTKVTGDLLRELDERLHPLAEETGTGFTGKPLLELFRHAEEERDLYRVILRGEGDGKALRTFGDESVRRVAAVFTARAEHSRVAPRIPADLLARAWVGEQLAVLHWWLEQDTPPMPAAEAARMLLDLAIHGRYWASGLTPPAS, from the coding sequence ATGGCCGAGGACAGGCGCACCCGACGGACCCGGCGCGCGCTCCGGGACGCCCTGGTCGCGCTGATCCTGGAGCGCGGCTACACCGGCCTCACCGTCGAGGACATCGCCGAGCGCGCCGACGTCGCCCGGGCCACCTTCTACAGCCACTACCGCGACAAGGACGACCTGTTCACCAAGGTCACCGGCGACCTGCTGCGGGAGCTCGACGAGCGGCTGCACCCGCTGGCCGAGGAGACCGGGACCGGCTTCACCGGCAAACCGCTCCTGGAGCTGTTCCGCCACGCCGAGGAGGAGCGCGACCTCTACCGCGTCATCCTGCGCGGCGAGGGCGACGGCAAGGCGCTGCGCACCTTCGGCGACGAGTCGGTCCGCCGGGTCGCCGCCGTCTTCACCGCCCGGGCCGAGCACTCCCGGGTCGCCCCCCGGATCCCGGCGGACCTGCTGGCCCGGGCCTGGGTCGGCGAGCAACTCGCCGTCCTGCACTGGTGGCTCGAACAGGACACCCCGCCGATGCCGGCCGCCGAGGCCGCCCGGATGCTCCTGGACCTCGCGATCCACGGCCGCTACTGGGCCAGCGGCCTCACGCCGCCGGCGTCCTGA
- a CDS encoding AMP-binding protein, translating to MNLGVYLTRSARHCPDAPALVCEGRRWTFRQLEEDANRLAAALLARGLGPGDAVASLAWNRGELVVVEFALYKAGLMRAPINARLGRGEIAHLLGYAPVKALLFDAAHRADALAALDAAGTDCLAVELEGEYPALLAEGGDAGPVLVEVAEDDPCVLNFTSGSTGALKAAVQTFGNRLANLRKQLMTEPRPRAGSRYLACGPITHATGMPLLACAFAGTTVHVLPAWDPEAFLAAVERERIDATFLVPAMLTALLAHPHLAERDLSSLTDLRVGGAPVSPQRLREAVAAFGPVVGQGYGLAETTSVVAGLSAAEIAHAVEADPELLQSCGRAGYDTEVRVVDEQGREVAPRGIGEIVVRGQDCVRAYWREPELSAETFVDGWVRTGDLAWMREDGYLFIVDRRKDMIISGGFNIYSTEVEAALDEHPAVREACVVGVPDERWGEAVKAVVVLREGARVGEQELIDFCAERLDRLKKPRSVDFTAALPHNRNGKLDRKAVRETYWAGSDRRVN from the coding sequence GTGAATCTGGGTGTGTACCTGACCCGCAGTGCCCGTCACTGTCCCGATGCGCCGGCCCTGGTCTGCGAAGGCCGGCGCTGGACGTTCCGGCAGCTGGAGGAGGACGCCAACCGGCTGGCCGCCGCGCTGCTGGCGCGCGGGCTCGGGCCCGGCGACGCGGTCGCCAGCCTGGCCTGGAACCGCGGCGAGCTGGTCGTCGTCGAGTTCGCCCTCTACAAGGCGGGGCTGATGCGGGCGCCGATCAACGCGCGGCTGGGCCGCGGCGAGATCGCGCACCTGCTCGGCTACGCGCCGGTCAAGGCGCTGCTCTTCGACGCGGCCCACCGCGCGGACGCCCTGGCCGCGCTGGACGCGGCGGGGACAGACTGCCTCGCGGTCGAGTTAGAGGGCGAGTACCCCGCCCTGCTCGCCGAAGGGGGCGACGCCGGCCCCGTGCTGGTGGAGGTCGCCGAGGACGATCCGTGCGTCCTCAACTTCACCTCCGGCTCGACCGGCGCGCTCAAGGCCGCGGTGCAGACCTTCGGCAACCGGCTGGCCAACCTGCGCAAGCAGCTGATGACCGAGCCGCGCCCACGGGCCGGCTCCCGCTACCTGGCCTGCGGCCCGATCACCCATGCCACCGGGATGCCGCTGCTGGCCTGCGCCTTCGCCGGCACCACCGTGCACGTGCTGCCCGCCTGGGACCCGGAGGCGTTCCTGGCCGCCGTCGAGCGCGAGCGGATCGACGCCACCTTCCTGGTCCCGGCCATGCTCACCGCGCTGCTCGCCCACCCGCACCTGGCGGAGCGCGACCTGTCGAGCCTGACCGACCTGCGGGTGGGCGGCGCCCCCGTCTCCCCGCAGCGGCTGCGCGAGGCGGTCGCCGCCTTCGGACCGGTGGTGGGCCAGGGCTACGGGCTGGCCGAGACCACCTCGGTGGTCGCCGGCCTGAGCGCGGCCGAGATCGCCCACGCCGTCGAGGCGGACCCGGAGCTGCTGCAGTCCTGCGGCCGGGCCGGGTACGACACCGAGGTCCGGGTGGTCGACGAGCAGGGGCGGGAGGTCGCGCCGCGCGGGATCGGCGAGATCGTGGTGCGCGGCCAGGACTGCGTGCGGGCCTACTGGCGCGAACCGGAGCTCAGTGCCGAGACCTTCGTGGACGGCTGGGTGCGCACCGGCGACCTGGCCTGGATGCGCGAGGACGGCTACCTGTTCATCGTCGACCGCCGGAAGGACATGATCATCTCGGGCGGCTTCAACATCTACTCGACCGAGGTCGAGGCCGCCCTCGACGAGCACCCCGCCGTCCGCGAGGCGTGCGTGGTCGGCGTGCCGGACGAGCGCTGGGGCGAGGCCGTCAAGGCCGTGGTGGTGCTCCGCGAGGGTGCGCGGGTCGGCGAGCAGGAGCTCATCGACTTCTGCGCGGAGCGCCTGGACCGCCTCAAGAAGCCCCGCTCCGTCGACTTCACCGCCGCCCTCCCGCACAACCGCAACGGCAAGCTCGACCGCAAGGCCGTGCGCGAGACCTACTGGGCCGGCTCCGACCGGCGCGTCAACTGA
- a CDS encoding acyl-CoA dehydrogenase family protein, whose translation MLFSLRPDYAADPLLDELVRALRDYLDGELAAYEAEHAVTPATPITRALLEPVWRRSRELGFYGVHLPPELGGRGLTYTRLAALKEEVAASGRVLGHSVLGEMGGPLRVGDILAAATPHQLERYFLPVVRGERACCFSLTETDAGSDVRAMRTTAVRDESSGDYLLTGHKVFSSAGPVADFAIVIARMDGTAKTYSAFLVDLDSPGCQVLDGATPMSGEHIESDIVLSGCRVPAANLLGGEGDGLLLGLGRVNVNRLLHCPSVLGMARRALELTLERVATRTVGGAPLAELQSIQHKVADMATSYYAARAMTYAALAALDTGTVPRLEAFMCKLNVAESAFRILDDAVQIHGKEGLSQGNEVEFLFRKVRMFRVLTGTSEIQKNGIAKLLLRPAP comes from the coding sequence ATGCTCTTCTCCCTCCGCCCCGACTACGCCGCCGACCCGCTCCTGGACGAGCTGGTGCGCGCGCTGCGCGACTACCTGGACGGTGAACTCGCCGCCTACGAGGCCGAACACGCCGTCACCCCCGCGACCCCGATCACCCGTGCCCTGCTGGAGCCGGTCTGGCGGCGCAGCCGCGAACTCGGCTTCTACGGCGTCCACCTGCCGCCCGAGCTCGGCGGCCGGGGCCTGACGTACACCCGACTCGCCGCCCTGAAGGAGGAGGTCGCCGCCAGCGGCCGGGTCCTCGGGCACAGCGTGCTCGGCGAGATGGGCGGCCCGCTGCGGGTCGGCGACATCCTGGCCGCCGCCACGCCGCACCAGCTGGAGCGCTACTTCCTGCCCGTGGTGCGCGGCGAACGGGCCTGCTGCTTCTCGCTGACCGAGACCGACGCCGGCTCGGACGTGCGGGCCATGCGCACCACCGCCGTCCGGGACGAATCCTCGGGCGACTACCTGCTGACCGGCCACAAGGTCTTCTCAAGTGCCGGTCCGGTGGCCGACTTCGCCATCGTGATCGCCCGGATGGACGGCACCGCGAAGACCTACTCGGCCTTCCTGGTCGACCTCGACAGCCCCGGCTGCCAGGTGCTGGACGGGGCGACGCCGATGTCCGGCGAGCACATCGAGAGCGACATCGTGCTCTCCGGCTGCCGGGTGCCGGCGGCGAACCTGCTCGGCGGCGAGGGCGACGGGCTGCTGCTCGGGCTCGGCCGGGTCAACGTCAACCGGCTGCTGCACTGCCCCAGCGTGCTCGGGATGGCCCGCCGGGCACTGGAGCTGACCCTGGAGCGGGTCGCCACCCGCACCGTCGGCGGCGCACCGCTGGCCGAACTGCAGTCGATCCAGCACAAGGTGGCCGACATGGCGACCTCCTACTACGCTGCCCGCGCCATGACCTACGCGGCGCTGGCCGCGCTGGACACCGGCACGGTGCCGCGGTTGGAGGCGTTCATGTGCAAGCTGAACGTCGCCGAGAGCGCGTTCCGGATCCTCGACGACGCCGTGCAGATCCACGGCAAGGAGGGGCTCAGCCAGGGGAACGAGGTCGAGTTCCTGTTCCGCAAGGTGCGGATGTTCCGGGTGCTGACCGGCACTTCGGAGATCCAGAAGAACGGCATCGCCAAGTTGCTGCTGCGGCCCGCGCCGTGA
- a CDS encoding CaiB/BaiF CoA transferase family protein: MSAPDWSSLVGTRVLDLSRLLPGPFATSLLADLGADVVKVEDPGRPDPVRHDREAFARLHRNKRSVSLDLHGAAGRRELLRLVAAADAVVENHRPGVLDALGLGYRELSRANPRIVLCSLTGYGQTGPYADKPGHDLNFLGLSGFFATPGGRDGRTARPGTRVGDLIGAMYAALALAVAVPGARRTGRGQHLDLSLTEAATAWCAPFALAARDLADPTDSSLVQGDNDLFETADGRLLSLATFEDKFWHAFRTALAPEFPALADDAWDARAHRTAARHQVGRLLGEVFRARELAWWQPRLDALNAPWAPVHTHARQLLDDPHARARDLFADPPDAGPPQVRFPVRFGQGLESFRRPAPAPGEHTAEVLAQWLAD, from the coding sequence GTGAGCGCCCCTGACTGGTCGTCACTCGTCGGCACCCGCGTCCTGGACCTGTCCCGGCTGCTGCCGGGCCCGTTCGCCACCTCGCTGCTCGCCGACCTCGGCGCGGACGTGGTGAAGGTGGAGGATCCCGGACGCCCCGACCCCGTCCGGCACGACCGCGAGGCGTTCGCCCGGCTGCACCGCAACAAACGCTCCGTCAGCCTGGACCTGCACGGTGCCGCGGGCCGCCGCGAGCTGCTGCGGCTGGTCGCGGCGGCCGACGCGGTGGTGGAGAACCACCGCCCGGGCGTGCTGGACGCCCTGGGGCTCGGCTACCGGGAGTTGAGCCGCGCCAACCCGCGGATCGTGCTCTGCTCGCTCACCGGCTACGGGCAGACCGGCCCCTACGCCGACAAGCCCGGACACGACCTCAACTTCCTCGGCCTGTCCGGCTTCTTCGCCACACCGGGTGGCCGCGACGGCCGAACGGCCAGGCCCGGTACCCGGGTCGGCGACCTGATCGGCGCGATGTACGCGGCGCTGGCCCTGGCCGTCGCCGTCCCGGGCGCCCGGCGCACCGGGCGGGGCCAGCACCTCGACCTGTCGCTCACCGAGGCCGCCACCGCCTGGTGCGCGCCCTTCGCCCTGGCCGCACGGGACTTGGCCGACCCCACGGACAGCTCCCTGGTGCAGGGCGACAACGACCTGTTCGAGACCGCCGACGGGCGGCTGCTCTCGCTGGCCACCTTCGAGGACAAGTTCTGGCACGCGTTCCGCACCGCGCTCGCCCCCGAGTTCCCCGCCCTGGCCGACGACGCCTGGGACGCGCGGGCGCACCGCACGGCCGCCAGGCACCAGGTCGGGCGGCTCCTCGGCGAGGTGTTCCGGGCCCGCGAACTGGCCTGGTGGCAGCCGCGCCTGGACGCGCTGAACGCCCCGTGGGCCCCGGTCCACACGCACGCCCGGCAGCTGCTGGACGATCCGCACGCGCGCGCCCGCGATCTGTTCGCCGACCCGCCGGACGCCGGGCCGCCGCAGGTCCGCTTCCCGGTGCGGTTCGGGCAGGGCCTGGAGAGTTTCCGCCGACCCGCCCCCGCGCCGGGCGAGCACACCGCCGAAGTCCTGGCACAGTGGCTCGCCGACTGA
- a CDS encoding M20 metallopeptidase family protein, giving the protein MSVRDEAQAIAAELAALRHELHADPELGRHLPRTQRRVLDALAPLPLEIGTGTSLSSVTAVLRGERPGPTVLLRADMDALPVTEATGLPYASRVPGAMHACGHDLHTAMLVGAARLLCARRAELAGSVVFMFQPDEEGTDGGGARPMLAEGLLEASGEQPVAAFALHVASNRLPLGLFATRAGTAAAASDTLRVTVRGKGGHGSAPHKAADPIPVLCEMVTALQTFVTRRFDVHDPVVLTVGLIRGGSKANVIPDHAAFEATVRTYSAEARERMREGTRTLLTGIAGAHGLTAEVDYRDGYPALVNDPAETALAARTVTELFGPHRYLDAAAPTPGAEDMAFVLERVPGAYLMLGACPPHLDHTTAAYNHSPQAVFDDSVLPDGAALLAELTLRRLARDAQAPTG; this is encoded by the coding sequence ATGTCCGTACGCGACGAGGCCCAGGCGATCGCCGCCGAGCTGGCCGCCCTGCGACACGAGCTGCACGCCGACCCCGAACTCGGCCGCCACCTGCCGCGCACCCAGCGGCGCGTGCTGGACGCCCTGGCGCCGCTGCCGCTGGAGATCGGCACCGGGACGTCCCTCTCCTCGGTGACCGCCGTGCTGCGCGGCGAACGGCCGGGCCCCACCGTGCTGTTGCGCGCGGACATGGACGCGCTCCCGGTCACCGAGGCCACCGGCCTGCCGTACGCCTCCCGGGTCCCCGGCGCGATGCACGCGTGCGGCCACGACCTGCACACCGCCATGCTGGTCGGTGCCGCCCGGCTGCTCTGCGCGCGCCGGGCGGAACTGGCCGGGTCGGTGGTGTTCATGTTCCAGCCCGACGAGGAGGGCACCGACGGCGGCGGCGCCCGACCGATGCTGGCGGAAGGCCTGTTGGAGGCCTCCGGGGAGCAGCCCGTGGCCGCCTTCGCCCTGCACGTCGCCTCGAACCGGCTGCCGCTCGGCCTCTTCGCCACCCGCGCCGGCACGGCGGCCGCGGCCTCCGACACGCTGCGGGTGACGGTCCGCGGGAAGGGCGGCCACGGCTCCGCCCCGCACAAGGCAGCCGACCCGATCCCCGTCCTGTGCGAAATGGTGACCGCGCTGCAGACCTTCGTCACCCGCCGCTTCGACGTCCACGACCCGGTGGTGCTGACGGTCGGTCTGATCCGCGGCGGCAGCAAGGCGAACGTGATCCCGGACCACGCCGCCTTCGAGGCGACCGTGCGCACCTACTCCGCCGAGGCGCGCGAGCGGATGCGCGAGGGCACCCGCACGCTGCTGACCGGCATCGCCGGCGCACACGGGCTGACCGCCGAGGTGGACTACCGGGACGGCTACCCCGCACTCGTCAACGACCCCGCAGAGACGGCGCTCGCCGCGCGCACCGTCACCGAACTATTCGGCCCGCACCGCTACCTCGACGCCGCCGCACCCACCCCGGGCGCGGAGGACATGGCGTTCGTGCTGGAGCGGGTGCCGGGCGCCTACCTGATGCTCGGCGCCTGCCCGCCGCACCTCGACCACACCACCGCGGCCTACAACCACTCGCCGCAGGCCGTCTTCGACGACTCGGTGCTGCCCGACGGCGCCGCGCTGCTGGCCGAACTGACGCTGCGCCGGCTGGCCCGCGACGCCCAGGCCCCGACCGGATGA